In Lolium rigidum isolate FL_2022 chromosome 3, APGP_CSIRO_Lrig_0.1, whole genome shotgun sequence, the genomic window ttgatcgctgcattcattacatgtgtttacaatagtatgatcaaggttatgatggcatgcacTCCAGaagttatctttgttatcgtttacctgctcgggacgagcagaaactaagcttggggatgctgatacgtctccgacatatcgataatttattatgttccatgccacattattgatgatatctacatgttttatgcatactttatgtcatatttatgcgttttccggaactaacctattgacgagatgccgaagggccagttctttgttctgctgtttttggtttcagaaatcctagtaaggaaatattctcggaattggacgaaatcaacgcccagggtcctatttttccacgaagcttccagaagtccaaaggggaaacgaagtggggccacgaggtggggacacagtagggcggcgcggcccaagccctggccacgccggcctagtgtgtgggcccaccaggccccctccgaggctgcccttccgcctacttattttcccacgaagcttccagaacacccgagagaggccagaggggggccacaggcccaccagatgacaccctggcgcggccaagggggggccgcgcccccctgttgtgtcgtcgcctcgttgaccttccgagtccgcctcttcgcctatataaaggtccctgacctaaatcctcgtacacgttggacgaaaccagagaaaaccttccagagccgccgccatcgcgaagccaagatctgggggacaggagtctctgttccggcacgccgccgggaaggggaagtgcccccggaaggctcctccatcgacaccaccgccatcttcatcaacgctgctgtctcccatgaggagggagtagttctccatcgaggctcggggttgtaccggtagctatgtggttcatctctctcctatgtgcttcaatacaataatctcatgagctgccttacatgattgagattcatatgatgatgcttgtaatctagatgtcattatgctagtcaagtggattttacttatgtgatctccaggagactccttgtcccacgtgtgtaaaggtgacggtgtgtgcaccgtgtgggtctcttaggctatatttcacagaatacttattcactattatgaatggcatagtgaagtgcttatttatatctctttatgattgcaatgtgttttgtatcacaatatatctatgtgctactctagtgatgttattaaagtagtttattcctcctgcacggtgtaatggtgacagtgtgtgcatcgtgtagtacttggtgtaggctatgattgtgatctcttgtagattatgaagttaactattgctatgatagtattgatgtgatctattcctcctttcgtagtgtgaaggtgacaagtgtgcatgctatgttagtacttggtttggttatgttgatctgtcatgcactctaaggttatttaaacacgaacattgaatattgtggagcttgttaactccggcattgagggttcgtgtaatcctacactgattagtggtgttcatcatccaacaagagggtgtagagtctagcatctatctatttattctgttatgtgatcaatgttgagagtgtccactagtgaaagtataatccctaggccttgttcctaaatatcgctatcgttgcttgtttacttgttttactgcatctttacttcctgcaatattactaccatcaactgcacgccagcaagcacttttctggcgccattactactgctcatattcattcataccacttgtattttactatctcttcgccgaactagtgcacctattaggtgtgttggggacacaaaagacttcttgctttgtggttgcagggttgcttgagagggatatctttgacctcttcctccctgagttcgataaaccttgggtgatccacttaagggaaacttgctgctgttctacaaacctctgctcttggaggcccaacactgtctacaagaatagaaccacccgtagacatcaaacaccattgataaaatgggtTCTATTGAACGTGAGTATGGAAATGATGTGGCATccctaaaggatgaacttgaagaagaactaaccaccaaggaagctcttgaggagacctttgctctagaattgtctagagaaaaggaaaaccatgatagagctcttgaggtggCAAATGATTTAAAGCTAAAGAATGATAAGCTTGTGCTTGTTAATGCTAAATTCCTTAAGGATTTTGAGCAACTAAAAAATGGCTCTACGGTCATTGAGAGTGGTGCTGGTGGAGAAAGGAGGGTGGTGCGCCGCGTGGAGAAAGGAGGGTGGTGCGCCGCGTGGAGACGATGGTCAGGTCCGACGATGCCCAGGGCGCCTTGTCAAGATGCCGTGCCACCACAGATGAACTAAGAGGCTGCCTTTGTGTGCCGTGACGCGCAGGTCGCTGGTGCGCGGTGGATCCAGTTCCGGTGCGGGGTGATTGTGCCATGCCTGAGGGCGGATTGCACCATTATTGCCTGCGGCTCGACGTGTCGCCGAGGTTGCTCGGCCACGTAGGAGCGCGGAGGAGCAGGTGGTTTCCCTCGGGCTGCGCACTTCGGTGGTGGGCAGCGAGCTCGCGCGACGCCCGGCGTGTGCTGTCTGTGTGCTGCCTCGCATGCCGGAGATGGAAGAGGCTGAAGAGGCTTTGTCTAAGGCTCTCCTGGTGGTCATCGCTGGCGTGCCCCGGACCTTCACCACGAAGGAGGTCGCCATGGCCCTGAAGGACGTGCACAGCTTGGCACCGTGGAGTTTCTCCGTCCACTGTCATCGACCGGAGGATTTCCTAGTGTTCTTTGTCGCGCGGGAAGATCGGGACAGGGTGTTGGTGACGGCGTCCTGGCATGGCCGAGGTGGAGATCGAGGGTGTTCCGGCCAACGCCTGGAGCCTAGCCACGGCGGAGGTGGTCCTCGCGCCATTGGCGTGGGTTGAACGGCTCCACCTGCTAACACGGAGCCGTGCTGATATGGGCATCCTCCGCGTCACGGCATGGTGCCTTGACCCAGCAGCAATCCCCAGAGAGGTGGATTTGCACGTCGTCGAGCCCGACGACCCTCCATCGATGTCCGACATGGCGGCGCCGTTGCATGCCGTCGTCCCTACCCACATCAATACCTTGGTCTACCCACTGCTCGTTCATGTCACCAGGACGGTGGACTTCCGTCGGCCAACGCCGGACGGCGTTGCGGCTGGTGGTGGCGATGGTAGTAGGACGGCTGCCTTGCCGGTGCACCGACAATACCAGTACACACGCGGCATGCCAGATGTGTCTTAGTTCCGGTGACGGCGGCGCCGCTCCGTCGTCGAGCCTGGCTGGGGGCAGTGGTGGCGGGACCACGCGCACGCCGACGTCCGGCGCCATCGTCGGTGACCTTGACTAGGTTGCGTCGCGATAGACGGAGAAGAAGAAAGGACAGTACCGTGGGGGCCGCAAGATCAGGGCGCTGCGCGCTAAAGCAGTGGTGGCCGCCTAAAGCGCCGACAATGGAGACCAGGACGAAGTTGCTGACAGCGCTTCTCCTTCGGATGCTGCTGGCAGCGAGCCGTTGGAGGCCCAGGAGCTGGTCAAAAGCTGTGGCGCCATGGTCGGGGCTGCGCGTGAGGACGAACGGGCAGAGGAGCAGGTTCTTGCGCTGCACATGGGCGCAGAGTTGCCGGTGGGCTCCATGGTGGTCCTGCCGGCGGTCACTGTCGCTGCCCGCCAAAACCCCCAGCAGGGCGAGCTCCCTTCTGTCCAGGAGGATGGGCGCATGGAGGCGCCATCGCAGCGCGTGGTGGAGACGACGTCCACGTGATGGCGCCATGTTGGGATCCCCTGGCGGATCAAGTCCATCAATGGTGTGCTCCGAGCTGCAGGTGGAGCGGGATGCCAACCTTGCAGGCCTGGCCCGGACGGATGGGGTGGCCCATGCACAGGGGAGCGCACGGGAAGTGCCTCCGGTCCAAATTTCAAATCTGGAATTCCCATCGTTGCTCTCGGGTCAGTTGCTGCCTCCATAGAGGCGCTTGTTGATGTTGCTGCGGTTGAGTCCGAAGACGCGGACCTATCCCCTGTGTGATCCAGTTGGCCTCGTTCATTGCTGCCTCCACGGAGGCGCATGATGCTGTCTCGGACGAGTCCGATGGTGAACACGTGGATGAGGAGATCGTGCTGGAAACACCCCTAGTTTGTGCCTCCCACGTTGCGAGTCTGGCCCCTTCGCCACCTGCCACGGCTCCGACGGTGTGTCGCTTTGCTTCGCCACACGTGGTGTTCAGCAGAGCACGACAACCACCCATCCCTCGGCAGCAGGTTGGCGTGGCGAGACCCAGGACTCTTGGGGAGTTCTTCACAGCTGCGAAGTCACGCTCGGATGCTCTCTTGCAAACCCCGGCTGTCCGGCGTAGGCTTGTGGAGCTCAACTTCCAACCTCGCCACAGCTCGAGAATTGCAGGGCAACCTGGTGGCCTGAATGCGGAGATGAAGGCTGTACGGAACCTGATTCGCAAGCTCGGTCTTCTCTAAGGGGATGAGGCGCTGTCGGCGGCAGCCCTAGAAGCGTACCATAAGATGTACGAATTACCCCTGATGGAGACATGATTGAGACGATTGCAGAGTTCTACGGGTTGTCGCTCTCGACGATCAGAGACTGCTCCCCACCGATGCTCGGGATGACGGGTGGTCGCCTCATCAAGGCTTGACTGGTGGTCCACGGGTGTCCCTAGTCTGATATAACGCAGAAGACAATTAGTGAGTAGGTCAGTTGGTGAACCTTCCTTTTCGAAGAGAAGGTGATATATCAACCACTTCCACGTGACCATGCCTCCAATGCTTCCTACATGGCTACATTGCTACTCAGATCGGATGCCCAAATTAAGGCGCAGACGGAAGAAGCAAATTATGTCCTTCAGGCTTCTCCGGGCGCGTACCGCCGGGCATTGCCACTTCTTGCCGCTGCTCCTGCTGCATCTCGTCCCCGGCTTCCTGCTTCTGCTGTTCTTGCGCCCGGCCTCGGCGTCTGCGCCGACAGTCGTCACGCACCTGCCAGGATACGATGGGCCTCTGCCCTTCAACCTCGAAACAGGGTAAGCGCGCAGGAGTGCAGCAGCCCACAGCTAAGCTTCGCTCGTCGCAAATGGCGGCGTGACTCACGAAGCCGTCACGCGATGCAGGTAcgtgggcgtggaggaggagaccGGAACGGAGCTCTTCTACTACTTCGTCGAGTCGGAAAGGAGCCCCGGCACGGACCCCGTACTCCTGTGGCTGACTGGCGGGCCCCGCTGCTCCGTCATCATGGGCCTGGCCTTCGAGATCGGTTAGTCCTCATCAGATATTTCCTGATACATGATTCTCAAAAGAAATAATCTTGCTGCTGATATATACCCATGCGTCGTAGGTCCTCTAAGGTTTGTGCGGGCACCGTATAGTGGTGGTTTGCCGGAGTTGGTCTATAACCCACATTCATGGACCAAGGTGAGACTGATGCTCATCCATGACGACCGAAAATATTCGTCGTAATCAAAGTTCCTTCTGGTTCAGTTTATTACTGACGACGATTCTCAGATGGCAAACATCCTCTTGTTGGACTCTCCAGCTGGCTCAGGTTTCTCGTATGCGCGTGATCCCAAGGGCTACGATGTCGGAGACTACTCATCTTCTCTCCATGTCCAAAGATTTTTGAATAAGGTGACGAGAAGTCGATCGAGAAGCATTGTCCATTGTCCTGCCGTTTGAATTGAGAACACTGTGCGTTGATTTTTTGGCCGATGTGTGGATGGTTATATATGCAGTGGTTCACGGATCACCCGCAGTACCTTTCGAATCCTTTCTACCTTGCTGGAGATTCATATGCTGGAAAGGTGATTCCACTTATTGCACAAGACATTTCGGAAGGTATTAATTATCTCTTTGCAACACTGGACATGTATCTATGCACATTTCAGAAAGTAGTATGACATGTTCTAAGGAAACTTGAAAGAATCTCTCTTGGTGAAGTTCAGATTACAACCGTCGTGTGCAGAAACCCTTTAAATACCCCTCCTCAACCGACATTTCAAACTCTTCAGACAAATTCAGTTTGTTTTTACAGAAAATAAACTATATAAGGTCAGCTATGCAAACAGTTCAAGAAAAATCACTTTAGAAGTTGCTATCTCAAATTTTGTCTAAAGTTTTAGACTATTTTTGCGAGTAATCTGAAGCATTTAGGATTTAAGGGCGCTATTTTTAATGGGTTTGCGCATCAGAGTTGTAATATGAACTTCAGCAAGAGTCGAGCACGGTAATTTGGACTTTTCTCTtgatttcactttgctccaggaaTTGAAATGGGGCAGCAGCCTATCATCAATCTAAAGGCAAGTTATTCTCTAGCTTTCAAACATTAAATACTTGCAACAGCAAAAGGATGGCAAACGGTGTTTGAGATCATGTATTTTACTCTTTTCCTGTTACTTCCATTATCTCCAGGGATATATGGTCGGCAACCCTATAACAGACCCGATGTTTGATGAAAATTTCAGAATTCCAAGTGCTCATGGCTTCGGTCTAATATCTGATCAAATATATGAGGTAATTTCACATTCACAAGCTTCGATAATAGAGGTGATATTTTGTAGTTTTTGTCGATGTGAGAAAATATAGCACGTTTCATGTCCCAAAGACTGCAAGGAAGAGTTGCAAAGGAGACTATGTAAACCCATCGAACAGAATGTGTGCTGAGGTTCTGCATACTATCAACAATGTAAgattcatgtacttctttactgTTCCGAATGTCTGGTATTGCCAACATTTGCTAATTTACTGTTCTTCTACCGCAGCTCATTTCTGAAATTTCAATTGAGCACATCTTGTATGACAAATGTGACGTTGTTGTCACGCCAAATTCCGTAAATGATAATTCAAGAAGAAAGTTTTTGTTGGAAGATTATATCCAGATAAGCAAGCCACCTAGTCGACCTCCAGTAGATTGTTTTGTTAGTCTCTCTTTACCCCGACCCCTTGATTTTGAATTTTATAGATAAATTCTGCTGAATGTGACAAATATCATATGACGCTATTTTCATAGAAAAAACTTATCTGGATTTTCTTTCTAAACTACAGACATATGGCTACTACCTAGCTTACTTTTGGATGAACAACAACTTGACTAGAAATGCTCTTGGGATTAAGGAGGTAAATACAATGTGTTCTACATGAAGTTTATTTATTCACAAAGTATGATTCTAAAAGTAGCATTAGCTTCTTTAGCTCTAAAATCAGCCTTAGTGTGGTCAAATATTGTTGTTGAGAAGTAGTAAAATCTGAAGAGCACAATCAACTTTTGAACACTGAACTTTGCCTCGAATCTACTTTTGGTCCGACGTTTTAAAAAGCACAGTTCACTTTTGGAGCCTCCGCTGACTTCAAAGTGATTTGGGATGATGCGTTGTCCAATGAAACTTGTTTCacttacatagttgcctaagttttGTTCCTTTTAGAGGGTTTTTAACTTTTAGGACCAAAATTTACCTTGGGAATTTGCCGAGCGTTCAAAAGGTAGCGAATCTTTCCACGAAGCTAAGTTGAGACCATGTAGGAGCGCTCTTTCATTTTTTTTCCAATCGAAATCATTTTGAACAGTATCCATTTAAATGAATTTGGCAACAGGGAACAGTCGGCGAGTGGATACAATGCAATGTAGGACTTCCCTACACATTTGAGATCCGGAGCAGCGTAGAGTACCATCTTAACCTCACCACGAGAGGTTATCGTGCACTTGTGTACAGGTAAAAGCAAGAATATGAGAGAACAAGTTTTCGTCGTCATCAGTTTGGTTCAAAATCTTATCCCACGTGCCGTAACTGCAAACTTGTGTGCGCGTAGTGGAGACCATGATCTCGAAGCACCATTTCTTGGCACGCATGCATGGATAAGATCCTTGAACTTGTCCATCGTTGATGACTGGAGAGCATGGCATCTCAATGGGCAGGCTGCAGGGTTAAGTCTTACTTTCTCCTTTTTCTCGTACTTCGGAGAGTAGAAAAAAGAACTTTAATTATGACATACAAAATGTGTGTTGgggttttcttcttttttctgacACTGGATGCATCATCTTCTCCGTTTCAGATTTACCATAAAATACGAGAACAATATGACATTTGCCACGGTGAAGGTGATATTGTTTTCATCTTGAAATCATGTCCCTGAATTCGGTAGGATAACTATAGCGTTATATGTGCTTCAATTTTCCGTTTGTGCAGGGTGCTGGTCATACTGCTCCAGAGTACCGGCCAGAAGAATGCTTTGCCATGGCACAAAGGTGGTTGGACAATGAGCCTCTCTGACGCCTTGATTTGACAACTTTATTTGTTTAATTGACTTTGGTCATTTTGTATGTGTGCTTCACTCCACGTGTAAAGATAAACTCAATAGCATTCTGTAAACTGAACTTTATTTTCCCTTCTAGAAATGTATTATGTGGGAAACCAAAACATCCATAAAGATCAGATATATCGGTATAACTGTGGATGTGAATTTTTTTAGGgtgattggcatttttaataaccgtcAATTTGTCCCGATCTAACGGTGTTAATTAGATGGAACCAAACTAACGGAACCAAAATTGCGGGACCGGAACCTCAAATATATTTTACGAATATTATAAAAGACGGACATCCTTTTAAGCAGCCAAATCATCTGATGAGATTACAAATCTTAAAGCAACAAAAAATTAATCACATGTGCACACATCTCTCACCGATGCTGTCTATTTCATCATCTCCGTCTCTCATCTCTCACTTTTTGCATAACGACTGTCCCGGCAACGGAGGGGAGGGCATGGAGGGTCTCTCCCGGTGAGCCCCGGGATGGAGCCATGGAGGGGAGTTGGCCGCGTCGGAGGGGAGTGGAAGGAGACGGAGGGGAGGGGAAGACGACGGACCGATCTGTCCCGGCGACGGAGTGAAGCTGCTGAGGAGGCGTCCACGGAGGGCCTCTCCTGGCGATCTCCGCGACGGAGAGCAGGGACTACGGAGGGACTCGCGGGGTGGAGGGGGCGTCGACGGAGGGAAGCGGCGGAGGCGCCCGGCAAGGGGAGGAACGGCGGTTGCAGCGTCTGACATGGCCGGCGAGGGGAGGaaaggtggcggcggtggctgaGTTTCTGACGCCGAAGctaggcgaggaaggaggagtgggcggcggccgcggcggctcaACTTCACATATCATGTAAGTATGTCCTCTTCTCTcgctgaagctcttcctggctaGCACGCTGTACTGCTACCGCGTCCGCTTGCAATAGGCGATGGCGCTCTAGTGCTGTTAATTAGTTTTCTTCTATTCTCAATTTTTTTTAGCTTTTCTTCTTGAATTGATCATAATCACATGTTTATGTGTTACACGTGCTGTCAAGGATTGTGTTGAGCTAACAAATCAAATTACATCATAATTTGGAAGATCCAATTCCTGAAAGTATTTTCGAATTGACGTTCTCCAATGGCAAATTCAAAACCATTCTAACAGTAGAAACTAACTACCAATGTCGAGCCACATTTACTGAAACTGATGATACTACAGACATAAGACAGTTAGCTTTGACAGGAAAATTCATGGGCAATACGCCACATAGTTATTTTCATCTTGCTTGGGGCTTTAACACTCCACATTTGTTTTCAATATTTTTCTCCAAAAACTGAATCTGACGACATCCCACACCGAGTCCTGCTTCGGAAAACAGCAAAGGATTAGTTACACGCCAAGTCAAGTTGTAGGCAGACTTCACCATGAAAACACCAAACTTGTTATGAGGCCAAGGTGCAAAATCATCCAAATCACTTTAGCTAAAGGAACCTGTAAGATCATCTGTGATTGCAGCAAATAGCTTACTATGCTTATATCAATTAGCTCGACATCGTATCTGCCTGTAGGCACTTAGAACCTGTAGGTGGGTAACTTAACTTGACACAGTATTTAGAACTAGGGTTGCATGGTTTTGTCATAAGCCCGTATGGTGAAACAATAACAATGCCTTGTAATGAAGTTGGAACTTGTACATTTGGCGCTTGTGAATTGTGATATAGTCAACCTTTATTTAGGATAACTGCGGTACCAATCTTACTGATAATATGAGAACCTTTGAGCAACTTGAAACTTATTGGAAGCTTAAAAATAATAGCTGACGGTCACGAGGATTTTGTAAGCTATAACAGTTGCTTAGAAGTAGTAGCGCTCAAATAATAAGTGAAAACAACTGAAAATTGAAGAAAATGCTAAGAAAATGCCGGAAGGATTGGTCATCCTCTTAAATCAAGAGGATGTAGATGAAATGGTGAGAGCCCATCAAGATACAAAAAAGTGTGATTTCTACCTTGTGACAAATCATCGTTTTCCAGATGATGGTTACATCAAACAAGTGACAAGGTAGGTTATATTGCCAATCTTGAACGTTTTGTATCTTGTATTTTGGCATGCATTACTTGTACATTAATTTCAATACTTTACTATGCTATTGGCCAGGATGGTGATGATGGGTGGAACGATGATGCCCCTTTTGGTGCCTACCTTGATGTCGGCCAAAGTGGCAAGGATGACGATGATGGTTGGAATGATGATGCCCCTTTTGGTGCCTACCTCGATGTCGGCCAGAGTGGCAAGGACGAAGATATTTCATTGCCATGAACGAATATTATGTGTGTTTTTTCTTTTAGAATTATAGTGTGCTTGCCATGAACGAATACAGGTTGTTGTCGACGATTATGTGTTCTTTTAGTTGTGCTAGGTCGGTCTTAGTTTATAAATGAATTACTACGCCAAAGCAGTCCAGCAGACAATAAGTGACAACTGACTTGCAAATTGAAGGCATAAGTCATTTTTGTTAGTTTGGAATTTCTTGTAGAATTGAAGGCATAATGCCTAGTAATTGGCAAgcctcaatctaatattttctttGAGAATGGACTGGAGATATTCGTTCTCTATTTTGTTGTCTCGCGCCACTTCAAGAAAAATAAGAACAATAAACAACACTCTTGGTACTAATGTGATTCCACAGTTTCAGAAAACAGTCAAGCATGTCACCGAGTTGTGCTAAAAATGTAGAGTACTTTTCAATACATTGTAAATGCTAACCCAAGAGCACTTTTCAGTATCGATAAGCTGCCAGTAGTACTAGCCAAGAGCACCATCCCTTGCAAAAACCAAAGATACATCACAGATACCGGTAAACAAATGTGGCACAGTGCATTTAACGGGGGAGTTACAGAAAATTACAGTCACACGTGGAGAAAACAAACAGATCAAATTAGTTCTTGTACAAAATAGTCAACTGAGGACTGCTCAGAGGTGGCAGCACCTGATGGTCTCCATTTTTTACAGGGACCCAAACTTACACAGGGAGGACAAACGGTCAGACCAATCACTACCATCAGTAATAGAaacatcaccaggtgcctccaaatTCACAGGAGGCGATGAAGGTGAGATGTGCATCAACTGCTGCCCAGGTTAAACACTGAAATACGATGAGATACTGTCACCAAGCAAGGACCAGAGACGAGAGCTCCGTGAAACTGTCAAAGCCATCAAACGTCGAGGCATGAGCGGGTCCATGTCCGAGAATCGACAGCAAAACCCCACCTCGGTGGTCCAGGTCTCCTGTGATCTTAGAGTTTTAGTCTACTATATTGCAACTTGAGAACGACTCGATGGAAATTGGCAGGGGCATTGAGAAACATACCTGGTTTTTATCTGCTCTCTATTGTTGTTGACAGTACGTGCAACAGTACGCTGACGCTAGAGTTTAGCTCGCTGAATCTGCACCTCGCCACTGCCACCTCTCAAGCCCAAAGCTAGCTACAGGACCTAAAGCTACCTAATCAATTTAGCTTCGAGAttctaaataaagaaaactatgaTAGAGAGAATACCGATAGAGCAAATTACTCATGTGTTCCAACATGCAGCGGGCTGCCGGATTTAGAAGTTATGTGTTCTTTCTACAGTCTTCAGTTACCAACCACACTACTAGGGAGTAGTTTCAGCAAAATAAACGAACTGACAATGTGCTTAAAAATATGACAGTACCCAGCGACACTCCGGCCGATCCCTTCGACAGAGGGGACGTGTCCGTGACTCTCCCGGCGATCCCCGTGACGGAGGGGAGGGGGGCTGCAACGGAGAGGGTGGCTGCGGCTGGCGGCTGCAACGGAGGGAGGGGCGATGGTGGATAGGGGCTGCGATGgagggaggggaggcggcggcgtctggCGGCTGCGATGATGAGAGGGGGCGGCCACGGCGGCTGGCGGCTGCGATGGAGGAGAGGAGGCGTCCGCGGCGGCAGGCGGCTGCAATTGAGGAGAGGGGGCTAAGACGGGGGAGGGCGCCGGCGTCGGCGTTGATGGCGTGGCGGCGGGCACTCCTGGGAAGAAAAGGCCAGGACGAGTGTTATGTGACTTGATGAGATCTTTTTTtctgattatgatttgatgatttgactttcagaacgtccattctaaattaTTATAGTATTATAGAAGTTACACATCGATTTAATCAACGGTTACAAAAAAATCATATTAAACGGAACCTAGATTTAATTAGACGGAACCTCGGTTCCATGCCAATCACCCTAAAAGAGCTCGAATTTGATATACAAATTGTAGCCTTGAACTGGCACAGTGGCACGGGAGCTAGCGTGCATGCAAGAGCTGTTTATTTTCTTTGGACATGGTGATTTTGCTCCTGGTGCTCCCTTTATTTAAAATGTGTTTTAAACATATTCAAAGttgtcaaaaaaaatcaaaacaaaatatTGCGCATACATCTCCACATCATACGTCTTCACGAAGTCGTTTCAGGAAAAACTGAATTTTTATGTGGCTAGTTCTAAAAAAGATAAAATCTCATGCTAAAATAAGGCTTTTTactaggaattttttttttgcacaggCCACATTTTACTATGGAACTGTAAGCGGGAAGATAGAATATGGAGATATACTGCCTAAA contains:
- the LOC124700444 gene encoding serine carboxypeptidase-like 19, giving the protein MPKLRRRRKKQIMSFRLLRARTAGHCHFLPLLLLHLVPGFLLLLFLRPASASAPTVVTHLPGYDGPLPFNLETGYVGVEEETGTELFYYFVESERSPGTDPVLLWLTGGPRCSVIMGLAFEIGPLRFVRAPYSGGLPELVYNPHSWTKMANILLLDSPAGSGFSYARDPKGYDVGDYSSSLHVQRFLNKWFTDHPQYLSNPFYLAGDSYAGKVIPLIAQDISEGIEMGQQPIINLKGYMVGNPITDPMFDENFRIPSAHGFGLISDQIYETARKSCKGDYVNPSNRMCAEVLHTINNLISEISIEHILYDKCDVVVTPNSVNDNSRRKFLLEDYIQISKPPSRPPVDCFTYGYYLAYFWMNNNLTRNALGIKEGTVGEWIQCNVGLPYTFEIRSSVEYHLNLTTRGYRALVYSGDHDLEAPFLGTHAWIRSLNLSIVDDWRAWHLNGQAAGFTIKYENNMTFATVKGAGHTAPEYRPEECFAMAQRWLDNEPL